From Paenibacillus sp. V4I7, one genomic window encodes:
- a CDS encoding transglycosylase domain-containing protein produces the protein MRNFFAKWNRPWVRTTFKVTWITLKWTIISAFLAGIVGGSAAFGYVSALVKKDPVRTEEAIRQQMQENAVTGFAYFNDDTVIGQLRTEEDRRLAQLDDIPQLLLDAVLAIEDKDFYNHRGIDIRGLYRAVTQKLLNEEVQTGGSTITQQLARRVFLTLDRDDGRKARELLLALRMERLMSKDEILLAYLNKIPYGNGATGYNLYGIKAAAKGLFNIDDLDKLNVAQAAYLAGLPQSPSQYSAFTSKPDFDEDGFKKAVTREQLVLKRMLEEKKITNEQYQEALKFDLKASMPPAAQKAYTTYPYLMIETEKEAAEILLKIQKPELDPKKNQAAYNEALKGIHTQLLRGGYQIYTTIDKTIYDSMHEISSNDKNFAPTDDKKGMEQVGAIMIDSKSGAIKGMIEGRNFFEEQLNHATQAFRQPGSTMKPIAAYIPALEKGAIQPASIVDDIPIILKDGVKGFHLPENWDHKFHGLMTARRALNQSYNIPAIDIFLNKVGINDSWEFAKKLGITSIQKEDYYAQTGVIGGLSRGTSVKELTGAYASIPNKGVFNETFMIREIKDSNGKTIYTHDQKPTPVYSPQSAYLITDMMKTVVSQGTATDLMKKYKSYGKIEISGKTGSTQDDADAWFMGFTPDITVGVWIGYDQPINKLSSKTLQTNHAKDIWALIMNRTIEQKPDLFPTKTFAKPDGIVSATVSSLSGKLPSELTSKSEFLVTDLFNKKYVPTEVDNVMVRMKISSYGGLNYMAQDNTPADFVQEKTVIKRQKSISQLLKEIEVAMSKLPEKSRKPIDNYKPTDYDVDAPSEVDPRVDDGKEPAAPTNVVTTKSGDTAIIAFQASPNPDIVGYRIYRSDNRGKFLLMGGKVVLAGAETKFIDQIPGSSLIGYFVTAVDVAGKESAPSRSSYTDGSSLDSLFVPSVDDNQIPGVTNGSNGGIGEPIGTDNGTNGTTKDLPAAPTGIKAKADGAGVILTWKANASKDKVKKYNIYFSDKEKGTFKKLGSVEDATEFHYYAAAYNGYYKVTAVNYAGESKPSASISYNN, from the coding sequence ATGCGCAATTTTTTCGCTAAATGGAATCGCCCTTGGGTGAGAACTACATTCAAAGTAACTTGGATTACCTTAAAATGGACCATCATTAGTGCCTTTTTGGCGGGAATTGTCGGTGGATCTGCCGCATTCGGGTATGTCAGTGCCCTAGTCAAAAAAGATCCTGTGCGCACGGAAGAGGCCATACGTCAGCAGATGCAGGAAAATGCAGTCACAGGTTTCGCTTACTTCAATGATGATACCGTCATTGGGCAATTGCGAACAGAAGAAGATCGGCGTCTCGCTCAGCTAGACGATATTCCGCAACTTCTGTTAGACGCTGTCCTCGCCATTGAAGACAAAGACTTCTACAACCATCGCGGGATCGATATCCGCGGGCTTTATCGGGCAGTAACTCAGAAACTGCTGAACGAAGAAGTACAAACAGGTGGAAGTACGATTACGCAACAGCTTGCCAGACGGGTATTTCTTACACTCGACCGCGATGATGGCCGTAAAGCAAGAGAGCTGCTGCTCGCGCTGCGGATGGAACGCCTAATGTCCAAGGATGAAATTTTGCTTGCTTATTTAAACAAAATTCCTTATGGCAATGGCGCGACAGGCTATAATCTATATGGGATTAAAGCAGCTGCCAAAGGCCTCTTTAACATCGACGATCTGGATAAGTTAAACGTTGCTCAAGCCGCTTACTTAGCCGGTTTGCCGCAATCCCCATCGCAGTACTCTGCCTTCACGAGCAAACCCGACTTTGATGAAGATGGTTTCAAAAAAGCGGTCACGCGTGAACAGTTAGTACTCAAACGGATGCTGGAAGAAAAGAAAATTACAAATGAACAGTACCAAGAAGCACTTAAATTTGATCTCAAAGCTTCCATGCCCCCTGCGGCTCAGAAGGCTTATACGACTTATCCTTACCTCATGATTGAAACGGAAAAAGAAGCTGCAGAAATTTTGTTGAAGATCCAGAAGCCTGAGCTTGATCCTAAGAAAAACCAGGCCGCTTATAATGAAGCGTTAAAGGGTATACATACTCAGCTCTTACGTGGTGGTTATCAAATCTATACAACCATAGACAAGACCATTTATGATTCCATGCATGAAATATCGAGTAACGATAAAAACTTTGCCCCTACAGATGATAAAAAAGGCATGGAACAAGTCGGGGCCATCATGATCGATTCTAAATCCGGAGCTATAAAAGGGATGATTGAGGGCCGCAATTTCTTCGAAGAGCAGCTCAATCACGCCACACAAGCATTCAGACAGCCTGGATCAACCATGAAACCCATTGCCGCCTATATACCAGCCTTAGAGAAAGGGGCCATTCAGCCGGCTAGTATCGTGGATGATATCCCAATTATTCTAAAAGACGGTGTCAAAGGCTTTCATCTTCCAGAAAACTGGGATCACAAGTTTCACGGATTAATGACAGCAAGAAGAGCTTTAAACCAGTCTTACAACATCCCTGCTATTGATATATTTTTGAATAAAGTGGGTATTAATGATTCCTGGGAATTTGCTAAAAAACTCGGTATCACGTCCATTCAAAAAGAAGATTATTATGCCCAGACCGGCGTAATCGGCGGACTAAGCCGAGGAACTTCGGTAAAGGAACTAACTGGCGCTTATGCATCTATTCCGAATAAAGGCGTATTCAATGAGACGTTTATGATTCGCGAAATCAAAGATTCCAATGGCAAAACGATTTATACACATGATCAAAAGCCAACCCCTGTCTATTCCCCACAAAGTGCGTATCTGATTACAGATATGATGAAAACGGTGGTTAGCCAAGGGACAGCAACTGATTTGATGAAAAAGTACAAATCATATGGCAAAATTGAGATATCTGGTAAAACTGGCTCAACGCAAGATGATGCCGATGCTTGGTTCATGGGCTTTACCCCTGATATTACCGTTGGGGTGTGGATTGGTTATGACCAACCGATTAATAAGTTATCTTCAAAAACATTGCAGACGAATCACGCCAAGGATATATGGGCTCTCATTATGAACCGAACCATCGAGCAGAAACCAGATCTCTTTCCTACCAAAACATTCGCCAAACCGGATGGTATTGTCTCGGCAACCGTATCCAGTTTATCCGGTAAGCTGCCAAGCGAATTAACGTCTAAGTCCGAATTTCTAGTTACTGATCTTTTCAACAAGAAATATGTACCTACAGAAGTCGACAATGTGATGGTACGGATGAAAATCAGTTCATATGGCGGACTGAATTATATGGCGCAAGACAACACGCCGGCTGATTTCGTGCAAGAGAAAACGGTTATTAAAAGACAAAAATCGATCAGTCAATTGCTCAAAGAAATCGAAGTAGCGATGAGTAAACTTCCTGAAAAAAGCCGTAAGCCGATCGATAATTATAAGCCTACAGATTATGATGTTGACGCGCCATCCGAAGTTGACCCTCGGGTTGATGATGGTAAAGAGCCCGCAGCACCAACGAACGTTGTAACAACCAAGTCCGGTGACACGGCAATCATTGCCTTCCAGGCAAGTCCGAATCCTGATATCGTCGGCTATCGCATATACCGTTCCGATAACCGCGGCAAGTTCCTGCTCATGGGCGGCAAAGTTGTCTTGGCAGGCGCAGAGACGAAATTTATTGATCAAATCCCCGGATCTAGCTTAATCGGTTATTTCGTAACAGCAGTCGATGTAGCGGGGAAAGAATCGGCACCTAGCCGCTCCTCCTATACAGATGGAAGCTCGCTAGATTCATTGTTCGTACCTTCTGTCGATGACAATCAAATTCCAGGAGTTACTAACGGCTCCAATGGTGGCATCGGTGAACCCATCGGAACCGACAACGGCACCAATGGAACCACAAAGGACTTACCTGCCGCACCAACCGGTATTAAAGCCAAAGCTGATGGCGCAGGTGTGATATTAACTTGGAAAGCCAATGCGTCCAAGGATAAAGTAAAAAAGTATAATATTTATTTTAGTGACAAAGAAAAAGGAACGTTTAAGAAGCTTGGTTCTGTTGAGGATGCGACCGAATTTCATTATTACGCAGCAGCTTACAACGGTTATTACAAAGTAACTGCTGTCAACTATGCAGGCGAGTCAAAGCCCTCCGCTTCTATCTCCTATAACAACTAA
- the acsA gene encoding acetate--CoA ligase has protein sequence MDQMKVELIEAVSTNPNMINYEQTHASFDWKDIEKSFSWYETGKVNMAYEAIDRHADSSKKDKIALYYSDSQREEAITYGQMKAKSNQFGNVLRGLGVGKGERVFIFMPRTPELYYSLLGTLKVGAVVGPLFEAFMETAVRDRLEDSEAVAIITTPSLLSRVPYNELPHLKHVILVGENVELAEGQVDFYKEMESASTELDIEWLDREDGLIIHYTSGSTGKPKGVYHVQNAMIQHYYTGKIVLDLQEDDIYWCTADPGWVTGTSYGIFAPWLNGATNVIRGGRFSPQDWYNTLQKYKVTVWYSAPTAFRMLMGAGDDVVTGFDLSSLRHVLSVGEPLNPEVVRWGLKVYNQRIHDTWWMTETGGQLICNYPSMTIKPGSMGRPIPGVEAAIIDDAGNILPPNRMGNLAIKTPWPSMMRKIWNNPSKYEEYFRLTGWYVSGDSAYQDEEGYFWFQGRVDDVINTAGERVGPFEVESKLVEHPAVAEAGVIGKPDPMRGEIIKAFIALREGYTPSDELKAEISKFVKEGLSAHAAPREIEFKDKLPKTRSGKIMRRVLKAWELNLPTGDLSTIED, from the coding sequence ATGGATCAAATGAAAGTTGAACTCATTGAAGCTGTATCCACTAATCCTAACATGATCAATTATGAACAAACACATGCGTCATTTGACTGGAAAGACATCGAGAAGAGCTTTTCCTGGTATGAAACAGGTAAAGTTAACATGGCATATGAAGCAATTGATCGTCATGCTGACTCATCCAAAAAGGATAAAATCGCACTTTATTACAGCGATAGTCAGCGAGAAGAAGCAATCACTTATGGACAAATGAAAGCGAAATCTAATCAGTTTGGTAATGTGCTTCGAGGACTTGGCGTTGGTAAAGGAGAGCGCGTCTTTATTTTCATGCCACGCACACCGGAACTTTACTATTCATTACTTGGAACCCTCAAAGTAGGTGCTGTTGTTGGGCCATTATTTGAGGCTTTCATGGAAACAGCAGTTAGAGACCGTTTGGAAGATAGTGAAGCCGTAGCGATTATTACGACACCAAGTTTACTATCGCGCGTACCTTATAATGAACTGCCACATTTGAAGCACGTTATTCTCGTTGGTGAAAATGTGGAGCTAGCTGAGGGACAAGTTGATTTCTACAAAGAGATGGAAAGCGCTTCAACAGAACTTGACATCGAATGGCTGGATCGTGAGGATGGATTAATTATCCATTATACGTCAGGCTCAACCGGAAAACCGAAGGGTGTCTATCACGTTCAAAATGCAATGATTCAACATTATTATACAGGTAAAATTGTATTGGACCTTCAAGAGGACGATATTTACTGGTGCACTGCGGATCCGGGTTGGGTAACAGGAACCTCCTACGGTATCTTTGCGCCATGGTTGAATGGAGCGACGAATGTAATTCGCGGCGGCCGTTTTAGTCCACAAGATTGGTACAACACATTACAAAAATATAAAGTAACCGTTTGGTATAGCGCGCCAACTGCTTTCCGTATGTTGATGGGAGCCGGTGATGATGTTGTTACTGGGTTTGATCTTTCTTCGCTTCGTCACGTTCTTAGCGTAGGCGAGCCGTTAAATCCCGAAGTTGTACGTTGGGGGCTAAAAGTTTATAACCAACGTATACATGACACTTGGTGGATGACAGAAACAGGTGGACAACTTATCTGTAACTATCCATCCATGACGATTAAGCCTGGTTCAATGGGGCGTCCAATTCCGGGTGTCGAAGCGGCTATTATTGATGATGCAGGGAACATTTTGCCTCCTAATCGGATGGGGAACCTAGCTATCAAAACGCCATGGCCTTCGATGATGCGCAAAATTTGGAATAACCCTTCAAAATACGAAGAATATTTCCGTTTGACAGGTTGGTACGTTTCCGGTGATTCAGCTTATCAGGATGAAGAGGGGTACTTCTGGTTCCAAGGTCGTGTGGATGATGTGATTAACACAGCAGGCGAGCGGGTAGGTCCTTTCGAAGTCGAAAGTAAGCTTGTTGAGCATCCTGCGGTTGCAGAAGCAGGGGTTATTGGTAAGCCTGACCCAATGCGCGGAGAAATTATTAAAGCATTTATCGCCCTGCGTGAAGGTTACACACCATCTGATGAGCTAAAAGCGGAGATTTCCAAATTCGTTAAAGAAGGGCTTTCTGCCCACGCAGCTCCTCGTGAAATTGAATTTAAAGACAAGCTGCCTAAGACTCGCAGTGGTAAAATTATGCGCCGTGTTCTTAAAGCTTGGGAGCTCAATTTGCCAACTGGCGACTTATCGACGATCGAAGACTAA